Proteins from a genomic interval of Diospyros lotus cultivar Yz01 chromosome 6, ASM1463336v1, whole genome shotgun sequence:
- the LOC127804423 gene encoding uncharacterized protein LOC127804423 has product MAGDEILPQETEGKNLPTSSIDRNRSQDEAQEQEPAEPRQRLTESSGIELRRRECADQRRKMLGISDEGSDIRKLSFRQRFYKAVREREVNTVKRLLAIDSSLLRTRFTAFEANALQVAVVAGQKEIFLELMKKVDDHGILKQENTYGDTILTLAVAEGSIEIVKELVHTCVELVDIPNKNGDLPITVAALFGKEEIVDFLLDLTLEMFESNPSYGDVREEEGVVVTNSTHSSQHDDDFKVLKVSTTTQVSGHDESVNEDKDQAQPAYRSTHHFLVCLEICCGIGFPLVEFGTTVESWLVNKLEKSVTSRRLLRRICREIMESENHYEIIQKVFLRPILIAVEQDNRSFIDTIRELCPDALWVILDELYNSDMALSKDIFKIYISALKKPETGFLNTIRADRNGNTILHHAALLSSTKKLSRFPSPSLQMQSEIQWFKKVEKILPMCKGVEKRDNLIPMDLFVQEHSKLKKAGGKWLKETASSCSVVATLIITIMFSVTFTVPGSYDNDTGIPINLGSKYFTIFIISDALSLFSSCTSAMLGLFVVA; this is encoded by the exons ATGGCTGGCGATGAAATACTGCCGCAAGAAACAGAAGGTAAAAATTTACCTACGTCCAGCATTGACAGAAATCGAAGCCAGGATGAAGCACAAGAACAAGAACCAGCTGAACCGAGGCAAAGATTAACTGAATCAAGTGGCATTG AATTGAGGCGTAGGGAGTGTGCTGATCAGCGTCGAAAAATGTTGGGAATTAGTGACGAGG gATCTGATATTAGGAAGCTTTCTTTCCGTCAAAGATTTTACAAGGCAGTGCGAGAGCGAGAGGTAAATACGGTGAAACGGTTGCTTGCAATTGACAGCTCGCTGCTTCGCACAAGATTCACAGCATTCGAAGCCAACGCTTTACAGGTCGCAGTGGTCGCTGGACAAAAAGAGATTTTTCTCGAGTTAATGAAAAAAGTCGATGACCACGGTATCTTGAAACAGGAGAACACGTACGGAGACACAATACTTACTCTTGCAGTCGCCGAAGGCAGCATCGAGATTGTGAAGGAATTGGTGCATACATGCGTTGAACTGGTGGACATTCCCAATAAAAATGGAGACTTACCCATCACTGTGGCTGCTTTATTTGGAAAGGAGGAAATTGTTGACTTTCTGTTGGATCTTACTTTGGAAATGTTTGAGTCGAATCCAAGCTACGGGGAtgttagagaagaagaaggagtgGTCGTGACTAATTCAACTCACTCGAGTCAACATGATGATGATTTCAAGGTTCTCAAAGTGTCCACGACTACTCAAGTCTCTGGACATGATGAGTCTGTTAATGAAGATAAGGATCAAGCTCAGCCTGCTTATCGAAGCACGCATCATT TTCTTGTATGTCTTGAAATTTGTTGTGGAATCGGCTTTCCATTGGTAGAGTTTGGAACGACAGTTGAATCATGGCTTGTGAACAAATTAGAAAAATCGGTGACGTCTCGAAGGTTGTTGCGTCGGATATGCAGGGAGATAATGGAATCAGAAAACCATTACGAAATCATACAAAAGGTGTTTTTAAGACCAATCTTAATTGCCGTGGAACAAGATAATAGGAGTTTCATCGACACAATTAGGGAATTATGTCCAGATGCATTGTGGGTTATACTCGATGAATTATATAATTCTGACATGGCCCTTTCCAAAGATATCTTCAAAATCTACATTTCTGCATTGAAAAAGCCTGAAACTGGCTTTTTAAATACCATTCGGGCTGATAGAAATGGAAACACAATCCTCCATCATGCCGCATTGTTATCATCAACCAAGAAGCTTAGCCGCTTTCCTAGTCCATCTTTACAAATGCAAAGCGAGATACAGTGGTTTAAG AAAGTGGAGAAGATTTTACCCATGTGCAAAGGAGTAGAAAAGAGGGATAACCTAATTCCAATGGATTTATTCGTACAAGAACACAGCAAGCTCAAGAAAGCCGGAGGGAAATGGTTGAAAGAGACGGCATCATCTTGCTCGGTAGTGGCAACGCTTATTATCACTATAATGTTCAGTGTTACATTCACTGTTCCAGGCAGCTATGACAACGATACAGGCATTCCAATAAATTTGGGATCGAAATACTTCACTATCTTCATAATTTCAGATGCATTATCTTTGTTCTCGTCCTGCACTTCGGCTATGTTGGGCCTGTTTGTTGTAGCttaa